The DNA window tggtttctcaacattcattatcttcctattggtcaaacgaaatctgtaagttagacattagatatgatattgatttttttgtgaatattccggtgaattgagaaggaatccaagaaaaatacattttataaaactatccttgtagcgagggaatgcatttttgtgatgatcaaagccagcaagctgaagtatctgagcttttgtaaaagtgagaaaataaagagagagatatactgtacttctttgatgttgttattattatatgttatattattatgttgttattatacaagctggagtcgggatttgaatcaaacgcggtatcacagccattttatggCTCGTcggtttttttctttctcatttgacttcgccgctcagacaaacaaaacaatcaagctattcagggatttagctttctgtgagtatatttgccaatcttggtaacttaagttagacttgttttcttcttccgagttattttacatgatctcttttcattcctatcgagttggcaaaacaacaacacgcaacccgcgggggagtaggacaaaataagaggagcaaatcctcacgcgcagtggtggggtggtggttactaaaaatagccagattcggaatcgacatgtcgcgcgggtaataccaaagtgtccctctcttatcttatgctctctttggttctttaaaaaaaagagcaaGAGTATCCCTCTATGCCTTTATAACACAGGCTGCCCGTGATATAGGGTTTAATAGTCACGTGGTCTGTGGTCATGCGACCTGTTTGATTCGGCGCGCGTCTTTTGTCTGTTTGTAATCGGAAAGTGTGAACTTCAATGTTTGTGAGTTTGTAAAATGCTTGAATCGCCGCTTACATCGTCAGATGGAGAGCTTTTTGAGGTGAGAAACTCCTAGTTGTTTATCCGAATGACTTGATATTCATTGATCACAAGTTTTGCCCCAGAACATGGAATGCAACGGTATTTTGACCGTGGAATAAACGATCGTAGTTCAGTAGAAGCGAAAAATAACCCTGTCAAATTTCTCTGATATCCAAAAAAAATAGTCCTTATCTCTTAAGAAATTATGCACTGAGAGAGCTTGGTTCTTCAAAAATATATCCCATAAGCGATCTTGTAGAGATAGTAAAGATAGTACGATGATCGTGAACAGTTTATTTATACATAATTTGTTGATTTACCAATCTTCTCTGAGGGTAGACGCGGTAAACAGAGTTTATCCTTCTACTTTTATTGCATGTTTTCTActatctttttagttttttgcCAGAGATAGCTGATTGCTTCCACTTAAACATGTGAAGGTCTGATGTGTAAAGTGTGAGgcttttcagtatttttttttaaagtcgaATCTTGTTGGTTAATATAGGTTGAAAAGATCCTTGACCGCAGAGTGCAGCGAGGTAAGGTTGAATACCTCGTGCGATGGAAGGGTTATGGTCCAGCCGACGATACATGGGAACCATCAAAGAATCTTAAAGGCTGCAAAGAGTTAATAGATAACTTCCTGAATTCTGCTACATCAACAAAAAGTGTAAGttatgctgtttttttttttattgggtgAGCtcacattagaaaaaaaaggataccacagcttagatcagGAAGATCAAATATTAGTGATCATAACTTATACTAGACTGACATTCAAGTCtcttctttttaaaaattggtATAACttcagacaagctgtagataAGCTGTAGATGCATAGGTATGGTGTAGTCAAGTTATAAATCAACAGAAGGTTAAAAAAGTATGTTTAACGCCTCTGTTAAACAGAGTAATTGTGCTAATGTTTCGAGGGCTAACGCTCCAAAAATCAGTGCAACTACTTTGTTTCACAAAGGCATtcaacatactttttcaaccttgtgttgatttagaATTTCAGCTAGACTACAGAATTCAGGGCCACATCCAAACTTATTTGCAGTCAATTTTGATAGCACGTAAAATTGTCCTTTGGTATACTTGGCACAGATTTCTTTAATCATAGAATGTAATCTTATTGGAGAAAGGGTCCTTTTATGTTAGACTATGTATTATTTTTCCTGTTATTTAGAGAAGGAGAAGTGGTATCGTCAAGGCCAAACCTGTGGAGGAATTCACCAAATTAAAGCTTCCAAGCAGACGTCGGGAGACCAAAGTTCTGCATCTGAAAACACCTCCACCAGTTTCCCCTGTAAAAGTACAAGgtagttttatatataagGATTGAGCAACCAATACTAATAAGGAATCCAATGGTAGGGGACATGGGGCTAGCTTTTCGGTTATAATTCACTGCAAGGTTCAATGAAAATTTGGAAGCAAGAAAATTAAGAGAGTACAGACAAAGCTTTTATGTTGAATATTAACcatttattaataataatcatttgGAGAAAGCAATATCTTTCTTCACAACTATTTATTAATATAAGCTAGTTGTATAAGCTTAGCtagtattttttgttattttctgcATATTCAGATGTAGTCAGTAAGCAAAGCATTACTCTATGCtacagttttgatgattaaaacacattttaattccactaAATTGTACTGCCCCAACATCGCAATAATATAGTGACTGGGTTTTAACAAAAGTTGCAAAATCTCGAAAATAATCTTAAAATCATGAAATTTTGACATCACAAAAATTATGTATAATAAGGTATATGCCAAGTGCTCAATTTGATACTTTTTGGTTAGCTTTGTTTGAGAAAAGCTGTTACCCATTTTCTAaacttattttgatttttctagTAAGTTGACAATTTTCTACTAATACATTTATCTTTTACTTTGTcctttgctgttttttttttctagaagcTCCAGCAGAAGAGAAACCTAAAGACAAATCTGCAACTGAGGAATCTTTACCCTCTACTTCTTCACTTCACGCATTCAGCCCAAGGAAATTCTTTTTAATAGCTGCAATGTTTGGTTTTGTAGTCTTGTTTTTTATCTCTTTGCTCCCGTCAGTAAAAGTATTGTAAATAGTAGGGGTTGTTTTTGTCTTGTGCAGAGTTCTATTTGTGATTCTCTGAGCACCTATCAAGAGACATGAAATAACCCATTgtattttttagaaaaaaggaTGCCTAACTGAGTGTAGtaattatactttttttgCTAGTATTGGTATTTACTTGATTTTTTAGTGCAAAAATTAGTTGTGCTGCAGGATATTGCCATTTCGTTTGGTCATACATGAACCTGCATCAAACAATTCCCTAATAGTTATCTCATATAGTGGTACCGCTGTTAGTTGGACACCCTAACCCAAGCTTCCACCATCAAAGTTGGAAACTTGGAGGAATACTTGAATGAATACTGCTAACTGTTTATTATAAGTGTCACTTCATTTACAGTAAATCTTGTTGACTCATTTTTGATGGCTGACTGCATTTTTTATCCACACTGATAACCAAGGGGTTTGCAGAGGAACTCATGAAGTTTAATTTCCAGAGGAATAAATACCATGAATACCAAATTTTCAGGGTGTACAATAGGTTGTGTATCAAGATGGGAAACAGAGTACACCACTTCTATTTTAGAGGTTGTGTCATGGTGCATCTAAGGAAAAGGGGTCATTTATTTACATGTTCCTAATATATCCTCCCACTGTTGTGGATTAAAAGTGCAGCCAGGTTGGCAGTAAAGGTCTTCATATATTATGTATTCATATATTCCTTTTTAAAATTTCCATgaaacacagttttttttattcagtcACTTGTATAAAGTTTACATACATGTATCATGAGCTCTCAAACATTTTATGATTTGTACCAGTTGTAAATAATCGCTTTGGAATAACATGGGCTGGTACCATTGTATTCATCTGTAGTTACATATTAAACGGATGATCATTTCATAAATGTTTCTACTtcttcatcattattttaTCTAGGTGGATTGaaaatttattgttttattttaatttaatttattcttattattatttcatgtTGAAATTTATTACGTATGAGTTTTATTTTGAGGAGAAGCTGAGACGCCAAAAAGACAGGTTACAAACTTCGCTGTCAATTTCGCTTgttgacttttttttgtttccggTTTGAACCAGCCTCATTCCCAAGTAATGTCTGTTTCCGGTGTCACATGGCGCCAATTCAATCTGTGTGAGGCGATTATTTATTCAACAGGACCAAACGAAGGTCGATGAATTTCAACTGATTTCAAGCTTTAACACAATATTCTAAGAACTGAATTTCAGGATGTGATTGATTATTCATGGAATCTTCAATCAAGTTATGGTTTCCATTGACCCAGCTAAGTTTTCACTGAGGAATAAGGGAGCATGTTGTCTTAAAAAGCACACGGCTAGCAAGTCACACACCTAGTACAGTCGCTGAAAGCAATCGCTTTGAAAACCCCTGAAAAAAAGCACGTTAGGTTAACCAAGACGCTACAATTCTACATCATAAGCAGGTTATTGTGAAAAAGGTATGTTTAAAACTTTATTGGTTATGGTTAGAGTAATTTTCGATTGTAAAACCTTAGGTTCAAGGGGAGTCATTATTTGTTGTGGTGCGTTTTTGCAAATGTGTAACGccactttcatcgccggtaaAATTGATAACTCCCCCATTAGTTCGTAAAGCACGCAAACACCAAGCTGAAAGCAATACGTTTGCCAAGAAGGGGATACTCCATGATCTAGAATCAATGTTTTAATCGATTCGAAGAGTTTTATTCGAGGATTATTGGATATATGTTTATTTTAGCGTTGTGTTACCCGAGCTCTAGCGAGTCGTGAAGGTGAAATAAGGAATGCGTGGGGGGAAAAGTTCTGAGTTCAGACTTAAGTTCACCCAGATTGTATGATAGATTCCATAAATAAACTTATTTGCTGTCTTCATCTAAACAATACCTGAATTGGGTATACAATACAGAGCTTATTTTTCGATTTTCGTCGTTCGATAGCAAGCGTGCTCGGTTGAAAGCGGACTATTGTCTTTCATGTAGATTGTACACGCTTTCTCACTGAACCGACGACCTCTTATAGCTTCCCTGCAGTCAAATCGCCGAATCAAACTCAATAAAGGTCGCTATAACATACTGATATTCCTACATAAAGGTTCTTTTCGATGATGCTTTGCGACTAGCCTTTTTGGCTTTGATATCGGGTGATCTAGCGTGAATTCTTCTTGTTTACCTTAGTTTAGTAGCGTGAGCGTGGGCCATTGAGCCCTGGTTGTACAATCGGAGCCGGCGAAATAAGGAATGTTTAAACTTCAGACATCAATCGGAAGAATAACTTATATACCTTCTCATTTTCAAGAAATAGCACACGAAAGACAGGAAACACGATAAAaggtattattttatttaaaaaatataaatatatatacacatatatattttaagaaaatacatttatcACCACTACCAGAAGGTCGTTGTCAGGTTAAGTCACATCACAAAAGCGCTAGTTTCTGTTTCCACAGGAATCTAGAATTTATATGCGCTCTTTCTAACTCATATATTTTACGCTACTAGTATCAGTATTGTAATATAAAATTCAATCTTTACCACACAATATGCCCAAATACGTGTTGGTATAGCTCTTTGAGTTTCCCTGAAAATTTATATGCGATTTTGCGGAGAACCTTTTGCCTGTCAAAATATAACACCTAATTTGCATATTGAGCATTTTGCTTCAGTAAATACTGTCACGCAATATGAAGCTGCGCAAAAAATTATCCAAGGTGCGTAACCAGGCATTTATTTATATCGCAATAAATTAAAGTGCGATttagatttctttttttttttgcattggacttttctttcatttttccAATCATATTCATATTTTTCTAGGGCcacaattattaaaaaaataaaatttctcTGGATTTTTTATATGGGCCCATCCAGCTGCGTTTCCTATAAAAAAAGTATCCCATTGATTTTTATCACGTTATAACATGTCCTTATTTAAGGGGCGAAGCTAGCAATACATTACGACTTAGGCAGAAGCTTTTCTACTTATTTTAGTATCACAGATTTTCTAAGCCACATTCGAAAATTAGGATCGAAATTAAAATAACACAAAACACAGTTTTCGTGACATGCAATCATTGAATTTTAGTATCGAAGTGTAAAACAAGCTGTGCAGTACATATTTGTTTTCACAGTTCGACAAAGCCTTTTGCGTTATAAAGGAAAATTGCGCATTTCGTTTTCTTATAGAAAAAGAGTGTATAATGGATACTAGATATTTATGATATCTTAAATATTGTTGAAGGAATCAAAGAATTGTTTCAGTTTGTTTTCACAAATCAGCAAAGCCATGCTTGCCAgacatgcaaaataaaaaaagtaaaagaaaggtaaaaaaagtaagagtacagaaaaaaaactcattGTAAATCAAATGACCAGCCACTTTGTGAACTATGGCAGCTCAAAAATgggtaaaataaaaataagtatGGACGTGTTGTACTATACGTTATATTTTCccgaataaatacaaaaagcccaaatagtcatgttcgtgaaccagaagaatgaatacaatacaccaaaaactggaattccactctgccaaattttcgtctttaataagacttcttctgGGCTGccctgccctgaagaagtcttattaaagatgaaaatttggcagagttgaattccagttttttgGGGTATTATATTTTCCCGAAATATCTGAATGTGTTTACTTTGTAGAACTTCATTCCTGGAAAGGGATAAACCTTATAACAGATCATGTCCGGTGGTGAAAGGGAGTGCTCTACTTCTCAAACCACATCACAAGGCAGGCAGTTATTCTCTGTTCAAGGCAAGTCTTTGTCAATAATGAGATGAACTCTCTTCTTACAGACGCTGAGGTGACTGTTTCACTTCAGGTGGAATCACAATTTTACCATCCAGTCAAattcttatttctttttcatccAGTCAAattcttatttctttttcatccAGTCAAattcttatttctttttccatATCCAAACACTCTTTTTTAAAGTAGGCATACACTTTGAAGCTTGTAAATATCCTTTCTGTGTCTACCCAAATTCATAAGTTTTAATCCCGACAATCTTTGGCTTTTATAAATACAGAAAATTTTCTGCAATTTACTAGTTTTACAGAGTAAAAGTAgagtgtctattggaagtttcttggGGGATGTGATTGCTGATTTAgagtggatggcctgttaaatagcgcagATTCTGATAGATTCTATTGTCTTTTAACAATTGAGGTTTCTGTCCAACCTCCGGAATTAAAATGGTGACAATGCTACTTTACTCTGGTCATACTATATACAGTATAGCTGGCTCAATGTTCTATGTATTCAACAAACAGACAAACTTCTTAGAGAAAACCCTGGAAATATTTTGTACTCACTATAGCCCCTAAGAAAAAATAGTATTCTAATGAGCATTTCTTTTCATGATTAGCTGACCTTCCAAAAAGATCCCCTGTACCAGTGACATCAAATGGCAGCAGCAACATCATCATACCAAACTTACAAGGTGACAAATCAGATGCACAGATGGCCGCCCACACTGCTGTAATGAGCAGCAATCTCAGCCAACTCGCAGAGCTTGCTGCGAGTCAAACACCAAGCCAAATGATCAAGCACATCCCAGTGCCTCAATCCCAACCCCAAGGAACTAATACACCAGGGTCTACAGGAACTAGGATGATAGTCCCTGGTCAGAGTGTGCCCTTTCCATTTGGACCCCAGGTGCAGGCCTCCACTGGGATGATCCCTCCACCATTCATCAAAGGCTCCATCATCCAGTTGACTAGCGGGGAGCTGAAGAGAGTGGAAGACCTGACCACTGACGACTTTGTGCATAGCACTGGTCTGTGTCCAGACCTAAAGTTAGAGACTAGTACGGTAGTGTCTGTTCGCAAGAATGATGAAGTTGGAATGGCACTAGTGGGCTTTACAATTACCAGCACAAAAGCACAGGTAGGCAGTTATTGGTTTGAagaaatacagtgaaaccctgttaataaggacactaaaGGGACCTTCAAAACTGTCCTCATACAGGGAAACCCTGTTCATAAGGACACATTTGAAACCCAAAAACTGTTCTTAGGAAATGAGGTAGCTTGCATAGCAAGCGTTTCGCGAAGAATGGGGcaagcgcaaaaaaaaaaagaaaaggggAGTTGGAAGAACGAAACCCTTGCCAGCACTCATTGTCTTTTTTACTCATAGCGAAGAGTCTGCGATCATTCTCATCACAGAATTCGAGGCTTTTGATTGGCGCGGCGTGACATTTCACAGATTCACACTCACGATTTCTCAAAATAGCATTGAACAAGGATCCACTGAAAGTGGTTTTAACTGAGGTAGGGATGCATTATACAAACAGCTATTGGGTGGAGGAAATTCGTTAGCAGTTTTTTCGATTGGTCATAGCAAGGATTTATTCCAACTTGAAGCGAATCCAAAGAAAGAGAACATGCTCGCGTGTTAGTCGTTCGCACCATCAAGGTGGAGTCGTGACGTTTGAGCTGGATTGGAATTTTTTTGCAGCTTGCCATTTGGCTCTTGCCTTATCTATGTGAATTTACGGTAGGTTTCCGAGCCGCGTTTATGTGGAATGATGTTGAGATTGCTTAGTAAACTCTGCATGTGTTTGCTGCTGTTCGCTTTGAAATAAGCTTTTATATACAAAGCATGACAACCCAAATCGCGCTCAATGTAATGTCAAAAGTCGCATTTGCAAACTTTGTAATTCTTAGTTTGATTAAAAGAGAAACAATTTACGTTGCGCTCATCTATAATCTGCAAACCCTGCAACGGACCCAAAATGAGATCGTAGGGAGGTATTGGGGGAACTAAGTTTGACAGCTGTTTTGAATTATACACGCTTGTCAAGGTTTGTCACTTGGAGGCGTATCTGAGAAATACTACGAGTGCTTGCAAGCGTTCCCGTCTTTCTCTTCCCATTCTTTGCGcggttttgttctttattttcattgaaactCCACAGTAACGCTTGCTATGCAGGCTAGAAATGAGGTGCCCTTATCAAGTGGGCTATGATTTACTAGAAATCAAGGGATCTTTTTGTCAAGACTTTGAAAGCTTTCTAATTATAAAGGTGCTTGCGAAATAAACCCCAGTAATACCAGAACCATAAGTTGAGGGCCTTTGGAAGATTATCTTCTCCATTAGGCATTGCGTTACGTGTCACTGAGGCAGGGCAACTTCTAGTCATAGCAAAAAGTGTATACATACTTGTTATTTAAGTTAATATAACCTTGTTATCCTGTTGTCTCTAGGTGACACTTTCTTGTGCTGTGGAGCATCCATTCTTTGTGTATGGCCAAGGTTGGTCCTCATGTGTTCCTGAGCAATCCCTAAAGAAGTACAACCTCCAATGTCATCCACTGAAGGTTGGAGATGTCTGTATATTCCTGACACCAAACCTCGCCCAGGCAGTGCTTTCGGTACCTGGAGTGACTCCTGGAAATGGTATCAGCCAGGGATCTTCACTAGGTATCCCAGAGCAGACCATGCCTCAGATGATTTCCCAAATTGCTCCTAGAAATTCCCCCGGAATGTCCAGCAGTCCCCTAGGAGTGAAGCAAGTCCAGGTGGTCGCTACTCAAGCGGCTAGCAGCCCTGTCCAGCCTGTGACTCCCCAGGTACGACCAGCGACCCCAACAACACCTGTCTCAAGCTCCGCAGTTCCTGGCAGTACCTTCACTGTCATTGACCCTCAAGCACCCGGACAGATGGGCTTCTTCCGTCCTCATTTAAGTGGCCAGGCACTACAGCAAATAATAGGACCAGATGGGAAACCTATCCTTCCA is part of the Nematostella vectensis chromosome 13, jaNemVect1.1, whole genome shotgun sequence genome and encodes:
- the LOC5503619 gene encoding chromodomain Y-like protein 2 — encoded protein: MLESPLTSSDGELFEVEKILDRRVQRGKVEYLVRWKGYGPADDTWEPSKNLKGCKELIDNFLNSATSTKSRRRSGIVKAKPVEEFTKLKLPSRRRETKVLHLKTPPPVSPVKVQEAPAEEKPKDKSATEESLPSTSSLHAFSPRKFFLIAAMFGFVVLFFISLLPSVKVL
- the LOC5503633 gene encoding uncharacterized protein LOC5503633 isoform X1, producing the protein MSGGERECSTSQTTSQGRQLFSVQADLPKRSPVPVTSNGSSNIIIPNLQGDKSDAQMAAHTAVMSSNLSQLAELAASQTPSQMIKHIPVPQSQPQGTNTPGSTGTRMIVPGQSVPFPFGPQVQASTGMIPPPFIKGSIIQLTSGELKRVEDLTTDDFVHSTGLCPDLKLETSTVVSVRKNDEVGMALVGFTITSTKAQVTLSCAVEHPFFVYGQGWSSCVPEQSLKKYNLQCHPLKVGDVCIFLTPNLAQAVLSVPGVTPGNGISQGSSLGIPEQTMPQMISQIAPRNSPGMSSSPLGVKQVQVVATQAASSPVQPVTPQVRPATPTTPVSSSAVPGSTFTVIDPQAPGQMGFFRPHLSGQALQQIIGPDGKPILPSGIPFPSQAFYQQVPASLISQVPGQSFVQAPPGSLPGQTSVGNGLLVTTLGFVPGQHGMPMSQQGMIYAAHLSEMAQKQGQETVERATEGGHDGKTDTSPEAKRPRMDVNTDGKC
- the LOC5503633 gene encoding ataxin-1-like isoform X2 — translated: MAAHTAVMSSNLSQLAELAASQTPSQMIKHIPVPQSQPQGTNTPGSTGTRMIVPGQSVPFPFGPQVQASTGMIPPPFIKGSIIQLTSGELKRVEDLTTDDFVHSTGLCPDLKLETSTVVSVRKNDEVGMALVGFTITSTKAQVTLSCAVEHPFFVYGQGWSSCVPEQSLKKYNLQCHPLKVGDVCIFLTPNLAQAVLSVPGVTPGNGISQGSSLGIPEQTMPQMISQIAPRNSPGMSSSPLGVKQVQVVATQAASSPVQPVTPQVRPATPTTPVSSSAVPGSTFTVIDPQAPGQMGFFRPHLSGQALQQIIGPDGKPILPSGIPFPSQAFYQQVPASLISQVPGQSFVQAPPGSLPGQTSVGNGLLVTTLGFVPGQHGMPMSQQGMIYAAHLSEMAQKQGQETVERATEGGHDGKTDTSPEAKRPRMDVNTDGKC